Proteins found in one Sardina pilchardus chromosome 11, fSarPil1.1, whole genome shotgun sequence genomic segment:
- the slc25a22b gene encoding mitochondrial glutamate carrier 1 codes for MLVGTCQVIVATPMEMLKIQLQDAGRIEASRRVIAQARGQAALDGLRPKSPTALQLTKDLEAERDHWIVQRPWSHRTKVVYFLGMGELILRLLPAKDP; via the exons ATGCTGGTGGGTACCTGCCAG GTCATCGTTGCCACCCCAATGGAGATGCTGAAGATTCAGCTACAAGATGCTGGTCGAATAG AGGCCTCTAGGAGGGTGATTGCACAGGCACGGGGACAGGCTGCTTTGGACGGTCTGAGACCGAAGTCTCCCACAGCCCTTCAGCTCACCAAAGACCTTGAAGCAGAAAGGGATCACTGGATTGTACAAAGGCCTTGGAGCCACCGTACTAAG GTGGTCTACTTCCTGGGCATGGGGGAGCTCATCCTCCGCCTCCTGCCTGCTAAAGACCCATGA